In one Leishmania braziliensis MHOM/BR/75/M2904 complete genome, chromosome 32 genomic region, the following are encoded:
- a CDS encoding putative superoxide dismutase: protein HKAGQTIIILFWKGLAVGQHIPPTCSVRLCPVRLRRDFEKQFITAAQNLFGSGWVYWVYDKKACAFDIISYSNAGCPLTNYEYTPLLCVDVWEHAYYIDYENKRPEYLSKYFDVVDWHWAERHWKRATGQAYYEMKFW from the coding sequence CACAAAGCCGGGCAGACTATAATCATCCTTTTTTGGAAGGGATTAGCCGTAGGGCAGCACATCCCGCCGACCTGTTCGGTGCGTCTCTGTCCAGTACGGCTCCGTCGAGACTTCGAGAAGCAGTTCATTACTGCAGCCCAGAACCTCTTTGGCAGCGGTTGGGTCTACTGGGTGTACGACAAGAAGGCTTGCGCCTTCGACATCATCTCCTACAGCAACGCCGGCTGCCCGCTGACGAACTACGAGTACACGCCACTGCTGTGTGTCGATGTGTGGGAGCATGCGTATTACATCGACTACGAGAACAAGCGTCCCGAGTACCTTTCCAAGTACTTTGATGTAGTGGACTGGCACTGGGCTGAGCGCCACTGGAAGCGCGCCACTGGCCAGGCGTACTATGAGATGAAGTTCTGGTAA
- a CDS encoding putative superoxide dismutase, whose amino-acid sequence MHTPKADVQMGRFNFMEQYNEFRNRSGRAPDYYVDKYRKTYWRVDEYIRRSENYIQSLGFFYLPTLEFPWYKGCMPLMSSYQIRVHYSRHHRTYVEKLNQLIEGTPLYGMELDALIVKSANDSQLKGVYNNAAQHYNHSFFWKCIQPYGSNIPPDLSAAVSAQYGSVENFEKQFITAAQNLFGSGWVYWVYDKKACAFDIISYSNAGCPLTNYEYTPLLCVDVWEHAYYIDYENKRPEYLSKYFDVVDWHWAERHWKRATGQAYYEMKFW is encoded by the coding sequence ATGCACACCCCCAAGGCGGATGTTCAGATGGGCCGCTTCAACTTTATGGAGCAGTACAATGAGTTCCGCAACCGCTCCGGTCGTGCGCCGGACTACTATGTAGACAAGTACCGCAAGACGTACTGGCGCGTGGACGAGTACATTCGCCGCTCTGAGAACTACATCCAGTCACTGGGCTTCTTCTACCTACCCACACTGGAGTTTCCGTGGTACAAGGGCTGCATGCCGCTCATGTCATCATATCAGATACGCGTGCACTacagccgccaccaccgtaCCTACGTTGAGAAGCTTAATCAACTCATCGAGGGCACACCCCTGTACGGGATGGAGCTAGACGCGCTGATTGTGAAGAGCGCTAACGACAGTCAGCTGAAGGGCGTCTACAACAACGCCGCGCAGCACTATAATCACTCCTTCTTCTGGAAGTGCATTCAGCCGTACGGCAGCAACATCCCGCCGGACCTGTCCGCTGCGGTCTCTGCTCAGTACGGCTCCGTCGAGAACTTCGAGAAGCAGTTCATTACTGCAGCCCAGAACCTCTTTGGCAGCGGTTGGGTCTACTGGGTGTACGACAAGAAGGCTTGCGCCTTCGACATCATCTCCTACAGCAACGCCGGCTGCCCGCTGACGAACTACGAGTACACGCCACTGCTGTGTGTCGATGTGTGGGAGCATGCGTATTACATCGACTACGAGAACAAGCGTCCCGAGTACCTTTCCAAGTACTTTGATGTAGTGGACTGGCACTGGGCTGAGCGCCACTGGAAGCGCGCCACTGGCCAGGCGTACTATGAGATGAAGTTCTGGTAA